The Manihot esculenta cultivar AM560-2 chromosome 17, M.esculenta_v8, whole genome shotgun sequence genome contains the following window.
TAAGTTTGGGTTGTTGCTTTTGATTTTATAGAGGAGGAAACTGAAAGAGAGAATTGGGACCCGAAACAAAAAAGTCAGATTTTGTTCACTTAAGCACAGTTTGACCATTATTGGCAGTCTTGAAGGACCAGAGCAAAGGAAACAGTCTTAGTCAAAGCTCGCAACTTGCATATATTCGAGATTGAGAAAGGCTAAGAAATAAcatcgattttttatttttaagtaattgttcaatattttttaattaatagttaattattatatttttttaattaatagttaattattatatttttttattaataaagtaggagtattgaacagtcatataaaaaaatatcttccatattattttctaatcaaaattaatatattaaaatataccgTGAAATCAccactttaaattaaattacacatATTAAAGCGATTAATTTTGATGCGGATTAAATAATTCTCTTATTTTTGTGAAAAATCAATTCAAGCGTTGGAAACTCTATAAGTCTCCACCAAAAAGATTGAAAAAGTATTTTATTTGCAAGGGATGTCCGAGACTTGCATGCAGTGTCCAGCGTATAGACAAAATCATACGTTGAAAAATAGTAGAGAGGAGAAAGCTCGTCAACCCAATTCCCAATAGCCAATAACTGCTGCGTACATATGGACTTTCTCAACGCACACGTGTAGTGCTGGATCACCCAAGTTTAAGAGAATTAATTATTTAAGCTTCTAACATtctaattttattctattttagggaaaattacttcttagtccctaagatttaacgtaattaacacttctgtccctctattttgtaagtcgtccaaattcgtagtctttccgtccatttaaaccgtttggtcaaagagtcaaaagtgagaagtgataattttttccagaaatacccttctcttaatgtgaaatttcttttttttttttttctctttcatgttttctccggttgaagaagaagaagaagaagaagaagttgtagaagaaaaagaagttgtagaaagggtaggaagaagaagaagaagaaagaagaaaaagaaaaaaaagaagttgcaaaaagggtaggaagaagaagaagaagaagaagtgcaGAAaggagggtaggaagaagaagaagaagaagaagaagaagaagaagaaaaagaagaagaagaagaagaagaagttgcagaaaaagaTAGGaacaagaaggagaagaagaagaagaagttgcagaaaaagataggaagaaaaaggagaagaagaaaaagaagaggcatttgggtttgAGTTTAGTGAATGTTAATTTTGTCATTTCACGTGTCTCAAACggttattttggacggaaggactatgaatttggacagaaaataaagtgagggacttaagtgttgggtcgccaaaatagagaaataaaagtgttaattacattaaatttcagagactaaaaaataattttctcctcATTTTATTCTATATAAATAATGTAAAATGAATCACCCCAAAAAATATATTGTTAAGCCCAAATGTTAGAGGAGCTCAAACCATATAAAAACAAACCCAACTCAAGATCACGGCTCCACTGTCCTACCATAATTGCACCGCACCGACTCTGCATTTTCCATTGCAATAACTGGCAATCCAACTGCGACAGTAAAGGCAATGAGCTCCAAAAGCCAGTTCACAGCCACAAACTACCTGACAACACCAAAAAAGCTATAAAAAATCAAAGGCAGACAGAAACCAATCCgaccattttttttaaaaaaaattatttttattatttaatcataacattaatcatgataattaataaattttataaagtagtatcaataaaatagtctaaaaaattattgttttttaatatatagatatatatttaAATGTGAAGCGagtgaaatatatatttttttttataaaaacaaagaagattattctttttttttaataaaacaaacTATACAAACAGCCCTAGTAAGGGATCACCTTCCAGGAATGATGGGACAGGCTGAGATTTGCGTGGGGGttgtgaaaaattttaataggaCCAAATGAACTGGGCTTGTTCATGAGTCCAGCCCAAATTCTTTAAGCTTTCTCGCCCTTATTTCACCCGTCACCGCTCAAATTATCCAGACAAGGAGAGGAGGAAGCAACGAACTATGatccaattaaaaaaatatatagaaaatcTTATAATctctgtaaaaaaaattaacatgatATAATGATATTTCAATGGTTagtcttattaaaaatataatctgactaaataatatttaaccaattattgatattaaattatattatataatcaattatttacatttttatattaaaaatatatattttaatatataaatagtcactattattgtaattttaaaagattttaaacCGGTTTAAACCATTTTATACCATAATCATTGATTAACCAAAATTGTCTTAAATCAAACTCAGCTTGTACCGAAAAAGCTTAATTAATGGATGGTTTTGGCCGAAATTGAACTAAAAACAGGCTGTCCTGGGGTTTGCTTAACCAAATTGGACAtttttgtataaattttttacGTTTCTacaccaaaattttaaaataaaagtaatatatattttgttaGATAGTACGATGAAAAAAAAACAAGACAAAATCATCATTCcctattactttttaatttattattattattttttacatctATACAATCCCCTCAACTTATGagatactcttttttttttttttatcttttttttttgggttaatGTCTCCCCCCACCAAACGCTCAGCCACTTCCACCGCCACCACCTCTAGCACCTCTACCAGCGCCACCGCTAATTTTCCTCCCATGAAGAAGGCCAAGTCTCAGGCCGTCTCTGCTTGCTCCCCTATCGACCCTTCTAGTAACAAAAACGGCCTCCATCACGTCCTCTCCGGCACTACTGCAGATAACGACGTCGTATTCGACCCCTCTTCCATGACTCTCGATGACGATCCCAAGCTCGACGACCGTTCCCCTCCTCCCGCCGCCAATTTATCTCGCAAAAAGGCTACTCCTCCTCAGCCCGCGAAGAAGCTTGTCATTAAGCTCTTGAAAGGTACAGTTTTTTACCTTTTTAATTGCTTCTCAGTTTTGATGATAAATTTCACATGTTCCTTCTGTGCTGCGAGTTTttcttgatttaattaatcGTCAAGGGCTTTGCTCTTCCTTTTCCCTCCTATCTTGGGTTTAGAGTTATGGCATAAATTTGTTTTTGGATTGAATCAATGTTGCTTTTTTGGTCAATTTGTTGGTGGAGCAAAAAACTTGGATTTTAGGATCTGGGTGCTGGTTCAATTGGTTACTTGATTTCATTTTCAGAGTGAATTGAGCATGTGGAGATTGAATTAGATGcctaatttaaaagaaaaactatcTTTCCCTAGCATTTTTGGATCTGGTTAATCACTACCACATCCTTATACTGGTAACTCTTGCTCACAGCTAGACCTCCTATTGCCATTTGAGGTAATGCCTGAATGCACAGATAAAACTCTAGCTAAGTTGACTTAAGAGTTTTTGGTAATTGCTCTAATTTATTGGCTGCTAAGCTGCTGAAAAAGTGCTTATATAGCAATGCACTATTTGGTACCTTTGTCTTCTTGAGTTCCTTATAGTTTCTTCCTTTGGATGATTGTTTTGCAGTAAGTTTTAGGTTGGCTTTATACTGTATAGATTATTTATTGCTCAAGGCTAAAGGCTCTAGCACAGACTAAGTGTCTTCTGTGGAattctttttaaagaaaatcTAGAACAAAAACaaattcattttctatcatttttcacttttatatgGTATTTTGGAATGGCAGTTACAAGTGCTTAGTCTAGTATAAAAGCGTAACTGTAGCTGAATCCAATGGATTGTAAATACAACATGATCTGCATGTGCACAGTGATTTATATACAAAAAGGCAGTAAAATTTAGTTGATTTATGCAAACATTCTTAGGCACTATTTTCTATACAGTAGGATCCCCCCACTCATTTTGGCATTTTACAATGACATTACTACTTATCATGGCACTGAATAGTTGGAGAGTAACAGGTTAATGCATTATGTAATTGTATGACATCTTATCATATTACTCTTTCATTTATTACATTCATTTTCTGATTGGATTAATGGATTACAATAGTAATGGCATCTTGGAATTTGAAATCTGGAGTCCTGAAGTTTGTTATAAAAATGTGCTTGATGTATTTCATCTTTAATTTTGCTGTATAATTATATGCTATGCAGCTAAACCAACACTGCCTGCAAATTTTGAGGAGGATACTTGGGCAACGCTGCAGTCAGCTATTAAAGCTATATTCTTGAAGCAACCAGATTCCTGTGACTTGGAGAAGCTTTATCAGGTAGATCCTCCTGCATTTTACTTTTTGTTGTGAATGAATTATCATTTCTTATGTGAATGTTTGCCATCAGGCTGTCAATGATCTTTGTCTGCACAAGATGGGTGGTAATCTTTATCAGCGAATTGAAAAGGAATGCGAGGCACACATACATGCAGCACTACAATCTTTGGTTGGTCAAAGCCCAGATTTGGTGGTTTTCTTATCACTTGTTGAGAGATGCTGGCAGGATCTATGTGACCAAATGCTGATGATTCGTGGTATAGCCTTGTATCTAGATAGAACCTATGTGAAACAAACTCCAAATGTACGTTCACTGTGGGACATGGGTTTGCAGCTTTTCCGGAAACATCTTGCTTTGTCTCCTGAAGTTGAGCACAAAATTGTCACAGGCCTTTTGCGAATGATCGAGAGGGAAAGGTACTTGTAAAATTTCTAAGGGCCTAATCAaggacatatatatatatatatatatatatatatatgtgcacATTTCTTTATTGAGAATAAATATTCTgcgcccccccccccccaacctaaaaaaaagaaagaagagaagtcCCAAAACATTAATGTGCGTGTCAGTTTTTTCCCCACCTTTTAATTTTACCAATTATATACCCAACTTTGGTTCTTGGTTTCTCTTATAACCTACCTGTCGTATTGTAATGTCTTCATTTGGTAAGTAATGGTTGGACATGATCATAATGTGGTTGCAAATCTGTCTAATAACTCTTAAAGCACATGTCACTTCAACAAGTGTCAACAAGTTTTAGAGATAATACCAAATGTTCATGATATAATCAGCAAAGTTTTGTGGGGGGTGGGGGAGAATGAAACAAACACTACATTTTTGGAGAACATAAAATATGGTTATCTTGGACCTAATATATTAATGGTTTTGTGATTGTAGGTTGGGTGAATCAGTTGATAGAACTCTCCTAAACCATCTTTTGAAGATGTTTACTGCTTTAGGAATTTATGCTGAAAGCTTTGAGAGACCATTTCTGGATTGCACATCTGAATTCTATGCTGCTGAAGGCATGAAATACATGCAGCAATCAGATATTCCAGATTACTTGAAGCATGTAGAGGTGCAtgtcatttgattttgatactATTAAGGGATTGTAACTGTACTGTTTCTTCCACCTTTATTAGGTTTAtccttttatattaaaaaaaaaaatgctttgttgctttatatatatgtatccTTGGAAAATTCATGGGTCATGCATTCTTTTAGATGAGGTTGCATGAAGAACATGAAAGATGCTTACTCTATCTTGATGCAAGTACTAGAAAGCCATTAATAGCAACTGCAGAAAGGCAGCTTCTTGAACGTCATATATCTGCAATTCTGGATAAGGTGTGCATATTACCTCTGCTGTTATGTCATACCTTCTTTAAATATTCAATCTCTTTTCATAGCTTTAATAATCACTGTTTTTTTTATCTGTCTAGGGGTTCATGATGCTAATGGATGGCCACAGAATTGAGGATCTTAAGAGAATGTACTCATTGTTCTTAAGGGTCAATGCCCTTGAATCATTAAGGCAGGCCCTTAGCTCATACATTCGAAGAACTGGGCAAGGCATTGTCATGGATGAAGAGAAAGATAAGGATATGGTTTCATCCTTGTTAGAATTTAAGGCTTCTCTTGACACAATATGGGAGGAAAGCTTTTCTAAGAATGAAGTATTTTGCAATACCATAAAGGATGCATTTGAACATCTAATAAATCTTCGTCAGGTTAGTGTGCTTTTCTCTTGGTTTTGCCTTTATTAATTCCAGTGTTGCATTGGCAATACAGTAAAATATGGATttctaagtaagttttatggtgGACTTTGCATTGCAATGATATAGTGTATGGTAAAACATATGAAAGTGCTCAAAGTTTGGGAGTTGAATCTGATTTAGACAATAGAGTCGTTATTCCTTGTGCTGCTATTGACTGTGATGGATTCTTTCATTGCAAAGGTTGGAGCAGATCTAAGTCAATAGGATTTACTAAGTTAATGTGACTCTCCTTTTCAAAATTCTTGTACATTCCTCGTAACTATTTCTCAAGCGTATCAAAGTGAGATTACATGGCAATGCAATGAAAGACAGAGAGAGCTGTCTGCAATTGCTTGCTTGGTGGGCTGAATTTGAGAAA
Protein-coding sequences here:
- the LOC110605192 gene encoding cullin-4 isoform X2 — encoded protein: MSPPTKRSATSTATTSSTSTSATANFPPMKKAKSQAVSACSPIDPSSNKNGLHHVLSGTTADNDVVFDPSSMTLDDDPKLDDRSPPPAANLSRKKATPPQPAKKLVIKLLKAKPTLPANFEEDTWATLQSAIKAIFLKQPDSCDLEKLYQAVNDLCLHKMGGNLYQRIEKECEAHIHAALQSLVGQSPDLVVFLSLVERCWQDLCDQMLMIRGIALYLDRTYVKQTPNVRSLWDMGLQLFRKHLALSPEVEHKIVTGLLRMIERERLGESVDRTLLNHLLKMFTALGIYAESFERPFLDCTSEFYAAEGMKYMQQSDIPDYLKHVEMRLHEEHERCLLYLDASTRKPLIATAERQLLERHISAILDKGFMMLMDGHRIEDLKRMYSLFLRVNALESLRQALSSYIRRTGQGIVMDEEKDKDMVSSLLEFKASLDTIWEESFSKNEVFCNTIKDAFEHLINLRQNRPAELIAKFLDEKLRAGNKGTSEEELEGTLDRVLVLFRFIQGKDVFEAFYKKDLAKRLLLGKSASIDAEKSMISKLKTECGSQFTNKLEGMFKDIELSKEINESFKQSSQARTKLPSGIEMSVHVLTTGYWPTYPPMDVRLPHELNVYQDIFKEFYLSKYSGRRLMWQNSLGHCVLKAEFPKGKKELAVSLFQSVVLMLFNDAQKLSFQDIKDATAIEDKELRRTLQSLACGKVRVLQKLPKGRDVEDDDSFVFNEGFTAPLYRIKVNAIQMKETVEENTSTTERVFQDRQYQVDAAIVRIMKTRKVLSHTLLITELFQQLKFPIKPADLKKRIESLIDREYLERDKNNPQIYNYLA
- the LOC110605192 gene encoding cullin-4 isoform X1, which translates into the protein MSPPTKRSATSTATTSSTSTSATANFPPMKKAKSQAVSACSPIDPSSNKNGLHHVLSGTTADNDVVFDPSSMTLDDDPKLDDRSPPPAANLSRKKATPPQPAKKLVIKLLKAKPTLPANFEEDTWATLQSAIKAIFLKQPDSCDLEKLYQAVNDLCLHKMGGNLYQRIEKECEAHIHAALQSLVGQSPDLVVFLSLVERCWQDLCDQMLMIRGIALYLDRTYVKQTPNVRSLWDMGLQLFRKHLALSPEVEHKIVTGLLRMIERERLGESVDRTLLNHLLKMFTALGIYAESFERPFLDCTSEFYAAEGMKYMQQSDIPDYLKHVEMRLHEEHERCLLYLDASTRKPLIATAERQLLERHISAILDKGFMMLMDGHRIEDLKRMYSLFLRVNALESLRQALSSYIRRTGQGIVMDEEKDKDMVSSLLEFKASLDTIWEESFSKNEVFCNTIKDAFEHLINLRQNRPAELIAKFLDEKLRAGNKGTSEEELEGTLDRVLVLFRFIQGKDVFEAFYKKDLAKRLLLGKSASIDAEKSMISKLKTECGSQFTNKLEGMFKDIELSKEINESFKQSSQARTKLPSGIEMSVHVLTTGYWPTYPPMDVRLPHELNVYQVDIFKEFYLSKYSGRRLMWQNSLGHCVLKAEFPKGKKELAVSLFQSVVLMLFNDAQKLSFQDIKDATAIEDKELRRTLQSLACGKVRVLQKLPKGRDVEDDDSFVFNEGFTAPLYRIKVNAIQMKETVEENTSTTERVFQDRQYQVDAAIVRIMKTRKVLSHTLLITELFQQLKFPIKPADLKKRIESLIDREYLERDKNNPQIYNYLA